The following proteins come from a genomic window of Acidimicrobiia bacterium:
- a CDS encoding cytochrome c biogenesis CcdA family protein yields the protein MSRIWEDLSTQTGWLSHMEITLVGAFVAGLFSFVSPCVLPLLPGYLSLMSGYSVADLQDNSASWKRMLGVTSLFVLGFTVVFVALGAGATSIGGWLQRNSVGLSKVAGWMVLAFGILIMLTALQKGGRLTSWMMRERRMHVNTGKMGLLGPPIMGVAFGFAWTPCIGPILGGILLVASAQETVAQGMVLLFVYAMGLGVPFVIAGVGMSATFKAMTFMRKYLRPINVASGLLLVGFGVVMITGNLTRIASWMLDVFGDTPIGNFINEST from the coding sequence ATGTCGAGGATCTGGGAAGATCTCAGCACACAAACCGGTTGGTTGTCGCATATGGAAATCACGCTTGTCGGCGCGTTCGTCGCCGGACTCTTCTCATTCGTTTCACCGTGTGTCCTGCCGTTGCTGCCGGGCTACTTGAGCCTGATGTCGGGGTACTCGGTTGCCGACCTCCAGGACAACTCAGCATCCTGGAAGAGAATGCTGGGCGTCACCAGCCTGTTCGTCCTCGGATTCACCGTTGTGTTCGTAGCGCTCGGAGCGGGTGCTACCAGCATCGGCGGATGGCTCCAGCGCAACAGTGTCGGCCTGTCGAAGGTAGCCGGATGGATGGTCCTGGCGTTCGGCATTTTGATCATGCTGACCGCGCTGCAGAAGGGCGGGAGGCTGACGTCGTGGATGATGCGCGAGCGCCGAATGCACGTGAACACCGGAAAGATGGGCTTGCTCGGCCCGCCGATCATGGGGGTCGCTTTCGGGTTTGCCTGGACACCGTGTATCGGGCCGATCCTCGGCGGAATCCTCCTGGTCGCTTCAGCCCAGGAAACGGTGGCGCAAGGCATGGTGCTGTTGTTCGTCTATGCGATGGGCCTCGGCGTCCCCTTCGTCATTGCCGGAGTGGGGATGAGCGCCACGTTCAAGGCTATGACCTTCATGCGGAAATACCTGCGACCGATCAATGTCGCATCGGGGTTGCTCCTGGTCGGGTTCGGTGTGGTGATGATCACCGGCAACCTGACGCGCATTGCCTCGTGGATGCTCGACGTGTTCGGCGACACCCCCATCGGCAACTTCATCAACGAGTCCACCTAG